The following nucleotide sequence is from Mangifera indica cultivar Alphonso chromosome 1, CATAS_Mindica_2.1, whole genome shotgun sequence.
CAAATGCGCAACAACTCCGTGTGGCTGTTAGTTTCTGAAGCAATGGTTGACTACTTGCTATTTCTCATCAACGCAATCACTCATTAATTCACTAAGAATAAAATTGACTTCCTAAGAAAATAACAACcaattataatttagataaaatatgaaCGATGAACAGATTTTGCCAAGTCTGTCGTGAGACCAACAAAATGACACTAAGGAATTTTACACAATACaagtcaaaattttcaaattcgaAGACACAAAGtaaagaatttcattattttaaattttaaaagatgaagatAAGAACGCCTCTTGCAGTCTGTACTTATGTTCATAAAGTATAAACTGAAATAGAAAAacctaataaaaaatagaaaatccaAGGGCTTTTTCGAAACAACAGGAGTATGTTCCCGCGAAACATAAACTAGTGGCTGCagtagaaaattttgaacattcAGACGAAATTGCCCTTAACTTATGGTCCCTCGGATTACCACGTGTCACTCTAAAGAGTAAAAGTTCtggttttagtttattattaataaaacaaatttcaaatgaatttaaaatttcatctgaCTCTGCCAAATGTTAAGAGGAATtccataatttttattctttattatataattaaccagttaattttatctaaattaagCACATTAagactttcatatattttataaatttaacagtttttttatttcaattcttTTCCAGTACAACTTTATGCATACCTTTCATTTGCACCCTCAATGAACTATGGTGAAGTTGCAGCTTTTGAGAGAAAAGCACGCATTAACGCTCCTAGATTTGACAAGATTCACAATCACAAACTGTAAAATAGAAATGCCAACAATGCACAAACCAACATAATGAGGTGGTAAATTAGAGGGAAAGAAAATTTAGGGGTTACAAAACTATTTACATTGCTTAGATCTAAAAGTTTCTGTATCAAGAAGTTTAACCATTAGCTTCTCTAACCTCTTAGAATTTACAGTTGGTTTCACAGCATATGGATTTCCATAGACTACACAAGGATCTTTACCTAGAAAGGAATTGCCCACACACCAGCCACCAGGAGTAAACCGATTATTTGATCTCTTCAAGAGCTTCGCATCAATTCTATTAAGCACTGGGTCATCCTTGGCAAACTTTCGAGCAAATGGGGCACCACTTTGAACCAtgtcttcaaaatgttttagTGTTAGTGTCACTGGGTGCTGCTTGGGAGGATTATCCCACTTTATATAATGCAAATCATGGTTTACAGTAGTGTTCTGGTAATCTTTATGGTTGCAGATGACAGTGTGGAAGTAACCCTCAGGGGAGGACAAGAAATTTGTATAGTACATTAGGAGAGTACGAGGGAGATTATCCCATCCCCACACACAGAATTCAAGAAACGATTTTGTCAGTACCACCCATCCAGACCCTGCAAACTTAGAAGTTAAAAATCCGAGGTATCATATAACTAAAACATCAAAGCAACCTATGCATCACTATATTTAGAAGATCTTACTTTCTACTTCAAGGATAAAGGAACACTAGGGAATACTCATGACAAACTAATCAAAACACAATTTATGGATTGAAGTCTTCTACAAGATCAAATTGTGACACCAAATATTAGAAATCATGACCCAACTTAGGGAGATCAAACATGGAAATTATCTTCTAACAGCACACTGTAATGCAAGGTTGACTCAGTGTTCTAATAACATAGCAGGCAGCAGCACGTGCTACAGGCTTCCTTGAATACAATACAATTCTAATATCTAGCAAATAGTTCTAGAAAGCGGCTGGAGCTCAATGGTAATGCTATATAGGTGAACTGCAAAGCAAGCTCTTGTATATCCCAAATATTTCAGAAAAACAAATACAAGAAGCTGTGTTCCTTTGAATTGGCCAACCAAAGATTTATTCTGTATTTCAATGAACAATAATCTATGGCTCAAAAACTAGAGttgaaatttttcataattatctaTATCTGCTAACAGGATTCATTAACTAAATGCAGTTCTGGAGAGATCCGTGATAGCccaatatcaatttatatctataaatcTATTTACAAGTTATAATCAGAATTTATAAATCCAACTTGCAAATGCTCACACAGAAACAGGAAACTACACAGAGAATGAGAGATAATATAGATTTAACAAGACTTAAAATTAAAgctaaagtaaaaatattaccCATGAATAACTTGAAGGAAGCTGGGATGGACCTTTTTTCTTTTGCCCAAAAAACTCCAGATTTCTTTAAATGATACAAGCCTGGATCTATGATGATGGGCCTTGCTCTCTGATACCTGTAAGCATTCAACAGAATAAACAGTAATCAACCTATTCTCTCTGATACGAAAAGAGAAATGTTTAACAGAAAGTATAAATTCTCACTCTTTCCAACCAATGCTACTTGAGTGTTCAAGGAAGTTCAGGTCCCTAGGTAAGAATGCAAAGATGTGCAAAATATCTGAAATCCGAAGCAAAATAAGAGTTCAGCACAACTGGCAATCATATACAAGTATTTAAATACTACAATTCTTAACACGTATATGAACTAAAATATAATGCCCCTCCTCAAAACTAACTAGGAAGTGTTGACCTCCTCCAAACTGAGGCCAGTAAAAAGAAGAGAAGCAAGAACTTATACTTGTCAAGGGACTAGCTTGCATTCTATCCCAGGCATAATTCAGCATCTTTTTACTTGGACAACACTGAAAAATGTGTGGTACAATTAGCATTTATATCATGTTATTTCGAACTATTTAATTAACCATGTCTGGTAAAATTAGGATTTATAGCATCCTATTTCCAACTATTAAATTAACTCTCAATCTACAATATGCTCAGAAAAACTCCTTTTGTGTTTCTGCTATTTATGCAATAAATCCTTCACAAATTTCTGATGGATCTAAAAAGGCCAAAAATTAAGCTACCTGGGTTTTCAGCAATTTAAGGAGCAAAATTAACAGTATTTGATATATAGACACTTAATGTCACTAATCAAATCTGAAATGCCTGCTTTACATGATTACTAGCTAATTACTTAGTGGCcaagttcaaaaaaataaaattgcttgCTCTCTTTACTCCTATTCATCGCCCTTGCTTCATAAACTCTTCAATAGGATATCAATCCTAGGTTGTCTGCTTCACATGCTTATGGAAAATTGCTTAACAACCAAGTTCAATAACTCAAATTTTTAGCTCCCCTTTTTCTTAATCACCACTATATTATAAACTCGTTTATAGCCCATCAAATCTAAGCAAAAGGTGTGGTGATTAAAAATAACAGCCAACAGTTTCATTATATTTAACTTCTCATCAGGCAATACGCAGATGAACCAGGCAGCCCAGATCTGATCAGTGACACGATTTTGTAGATCACcaagtaaggataaaatagttttgaataagaataaaataattttatgcaaTACTACGCACATGCTTGtatgacaaaaatacccaatCACTAAGTATCAACACCTCCACTCAACCAAATAAGACTTCACATAATACTACTTAAATGCTATTAACATatcgaaataaaaaattaacaaacaccacaaaaataatcatcaaaacAGAGAACAGCAAAATTGGTTACCGTCTTGTGGCATGAGAGGATAATCCGATGCacttaaattaataaaccaaTCCCAATCCTTAGCTTGCTTCAACAAAATAGCTACAGCGTGAAGCGTGGACGCAATCATGGTGGGACCCTTATAAGTAATCAAATCAGCTTTACCAATCACCATCACGTTCTTGAAAACTCTCATCGCAATCTCCGATTTAACATACTTTGCGAGCTCAAGCCTCTCGCTATCCAAAGCTTCCAGATCAAGATGCAACACGTAGTAATTTAACGGATGATACACCGCTTGCAACAACCGCTTCACACGTACACCATCACCTTTCGTCCCCGATATCAAATAAGCAAGTCTCGGCAATGACCGTTGCCTCAATTGCTCTCCTAAAATCTGGTCAGCATCCGTGAACTCTGAACTCGGAGAAAATTTACCGTGACTCAAAGATACCGTGAGAATAATTATAACTGAGAGAACAGAGATTGAAACCAGTGGGAGAAGCCATGGTCGATCTAGAGAGCTGGAAATGTGAGGCTTTTTCATAGTTTGAACTTAGggtttgaataaattgaaataatttttgaaaacataagataaaatttaGGTTTGGGGAGCAAAACTTGGCTGTTTCCTGGGATTTTTGGGGAAGAAAGAAGTTGTGGTGGGTTGAGTTGGGCGGTGGTTAGATTTGAGAAGGTTAAGTGTTGGTGTGGGCACCAGTTGGATTGAACTTGTTGAGAGCGACCTTGCGTGTGAGCGTGTGCATGTGTTGGTTTTGGCTGGCGCAAGCGAGGGaatgttaaatttgaacttCTGTGGTGCTACGCGTACTTTATACCGTTTGTGTGGCCTCGACCGTAGAGTATTTATAGCCGTTGATAGTTAAACAGGTGGGATCGTCATTACGTctcttattataaatttatttttataccatATTTATCCCACCAAAGGTATGACAAAATCTTCAGTTCTCgacttctaattttttaaaactcaaatatacatctataaattattttcaattaaaaattacaattaaagttgagataaaataattatttacttaaaaaaaattttaaattaaagttttattatatttttcttcctagatttaaaaatattataatttttcttcgtccaaagtttttaaattttaaaaagtaataattttccCCCAAACCTAAGATTTTTCCTCTTATTTCCTCTAATCACCATCTTCAGCCACTGACAAGTTCCTCTTCTTTCTCTACTACCGACAAAGAAAACTTACAAACCGAGACTTTGATGACAAAGAACAGAAACGataaatcttcattttcatcaaatcaaTGTTGGACAATGTTAATCAACTCCATTTTTCATCTATTTGGCTTCAGAAGGAGACGaatcaaaaaatgaaagttttgtTTAAAGCCAATTTTGGTTATCCAATGAGATTCGATGAAAACAAAGATTTATCATCTTTGTTTATCGGTCATCAACATCTCAATTTGTAAGTCTTCTTTCGTTAATAgtaaagaaagaagaggaagttaCCAATGGTCAAaggaaagaagaggaaaaaaccctaaatttgagaGAGAAATGACTACTTTTCAAAAGTTAGAAACTTTAGGTTGAGGGTGGGggaacttcaatttttttagtaaataacaattttaacctCAACcttaactaatattaaaaaaaaaaatatttataagtgGGTGTCTTaactttttgaaagttaaaggatgaaaattaaaatttcactatatcttgggtgggaataagtcttttgttgttacatatataaaatattgttgatattataaattgattggTCCAATTTTACTATATATGTTTTAAagatggccaaaggacttattcccatccaaagtatattgttttcctaagttttcctttgttaattttgaaattttcatttacccacccataagcAATTAAGTCTGTTAATTtgaagggcaaaatcatcattttatatttaatattaaaaataacttaaatttaattttatttttcctcatAAATCctaaaagctaataatttttcttcaatccgagttttcaaaaataacatttttttcctaggatttttgtaacatccctccccagaagtactaccctctgaaggagaaatgttacaatTTAATATCTAGAGcgattattttaaaactaatttttaaaatgaactcgtcactaaaaatgttcaaaaattattttaagaaaactgaaaatttggaagcgaacaaaagatgtatgtatcatatatgaaaactcatctgaaaagcatttaaaaaacatagagtaatcatatacaattatACAACCATTTGAAGAAGGCCAAAAGTCAATAATAACATACGATTGTACGCATGTAACATAAACCAGAGAAAATCTGCTCCAGCCCAGATCTATATTCGCTAACATGACCCTACCTCATAACTACTTCGATCACTTGTACTtgcaatcataaaagaaaagaaaatgagagataagaacactcagtaagggaaaagaagtaagtaaactatctcttttcctgttctaaatcactttcgggactcaatctcacatcataacctcctcaaggaattgaggggataatctagttcatcatttactatttaggtcACACTTTATCCCATCTGGTATCTATTTGATAATTTCTGGAAGCTGACAACAGAGATTTGGtactttctttctctcattataccatttctgaatctaaaTTATGTTCTACTGTGAGTAGACTCTACTGTaagtctatgtcctactacgaacgTGCCCTACTATGGGCGGTGTAGCATAAAGTGTCCGCTTATActtcatagcatgcatgtgtgttttatctctaactaatcttatttccatctaaaactatccataacccACCAAactatactcttgggacgacccttaaatcctgagccccaaattcctttttttatttttctttcttttcttttccttttctttttctctcctttctttcctttcctttctttcctttcttccttttctttttctcctccttttctttttttccttctttctttccaaaaactgtaaattactGTTTATTGGACTATTCATTTGATAAGGtagtctttttatttatataatttaacagtgcaaatggtctctaattcatacaaactatatatcattgaaaatatgattcaaaaagtttttcaagaaactataacaacactcatgattcataagataaaacagtcaaaatatgggatgaattcagtggcaaaaaaactatatttactatttatttgataagacaatccttttgttcatgcaatttaacaatccaaacggtctctaatttatacaaactatatgtgattaaaaagaagattaaagagctttccaaaaaactataataacactcatgattcattagataaggtagtcaaaatatgggatgaaatcaataacaaaaaactatattcacCGTTTATTAGGTAAGACAGTTCTtttattcatgcaatttaatagtctaaaCGGTCTCtgatttatacaagctatatatcattgaaaagagaattcaaagagattttcaacaagctataacaacactcataattcatcagataaggtagttAAAATGTAGGATgaagtcaatggcaaaaaactatatttactgtttatttgataaggCAATccttttgttcatgcaatttaacagcacaaacggtctctaattcatacaagctatatatcattgaaaagagaattcaaagagctttccaaaaagctataataacactcatgattcattagataagatggtcaaaacatgagatgaaattagtggtaaaaattatattcactgtttatttagtaagacagtctttttgttcatgcaatttaatagttcaaacgcTCTCTGATTCATACAAACTAATATCATTGAAATGAGGATTCAAAGAACTTTCTAataagctataataacacttatgattcatcagataaaatagtcaaaacgtgagataaaatcagtaacaaaactgtaaatattatccaactctctgtcatgaacaaaatcacacacatagataccccaaatggcaaaacactatttctcaacttcaaaatcatcatttataacatagagtcaaggaaccaaaaacataaaacataaaacatagcAAGAATAATACTACTTACCTTGTTTTAAGTCAATCTTTATTAAGTTGGCTCCCTCCTTTTTGTCTTGCTTCTTTGATCAccaaaccaccttaaatcaacaccaaaacacactaacatattcatataatctaatatatataaacataggtaaaggaaaAAAGGAGATATTTTAGTTACTAAGACTtctaaagtgttttttttttcttttcttattttgtcttctaaAACCTCTTCtattccttcctttttcttcacaaaacaaaagaaaacagcaTGAAGAAGGTTGAGCTTCTGGAATGGAtgggagaagatgatgaaaaagccataaagttttttttttttttgtcttttctctctttatatatattcatacattttaatatagatttatatatacatatatttctctttttatctttttgtaattatatatatatatacatgtgaacatatatatttaaaactagaaatatctcaaaacaagaCCAAAAAGACATAAATGTTCCTAGAGTATACCTGAAGGTATTacagttttcaaactttttagattgaatttttcgacGACGATCGATTTTCTCCAAGCAATatctcttcctctccgacgCGTCTTTATTTTGGCCATGCACCTTTGGATGTTGTGCAACGTCATCGTCGACTAAGATGACTCGTCTTCGTCAGCTAAGACGACTCGTTTTCGTCAGAGACAAAGACTTTTTGTTGATGAAGAGTCTTCGTCTTTGTTTCTGGATGAAGAGATTCATCTTCATTAGAGACAAAGACGAGTCGATGATGATGCTACACAACGTTGAAAAGAGCATGGTTGGAAGGAGAACATGTcgaaaagaaagagatattgCTTGGAGATCATCGGTCATcgtcaaaaaattcaatcaaaaagTCTGAAGACTATGTGATAATATAGTGCTCTTAGCCTGAAAAAATTGTTTCCCAAACCAATTATCTAATACGgagtgataaatattttttcacttgagATTTGGTCTCAAACACCTTTTCATCTCCGAATACATAAATCGCACCTTCTCCCTCTAAATTAAACTCCAATGATAAAAGTCAGCTTTTAACACattacatatattataattactatatcaataaaactatgtatatccatttttgacacataatttatatacacagatgaagtgttatcatatgattagatgtttttttatttttaggatgacatatgttttaaaatcacctaattacatgatgacacatcattttgtatataaattatgtataaaaaatgaatacacataatattgttcttacTATATTAGAACATCCAAATAGTTGAAAATGTCATAAACGATGAAATTCAGGTTCTATGATTCAGATCCAACCCAGGTCAATAACACCCCACTCCGTCGGGTCGGATTGACACTTTTAAAAGCGTATAAACAActatatttaatttctaaaattaaataaggccaaacgactatttcccacccaaggtttagcgttttctcaaagtcccccctttaactatgaaaacaccaaacacccacccatggccggttagatttaaccaaaccctaacggtggtaggggtaaaatcgtcatttttgttataatattaaaaataaactaaaatagaatatattttgcccccctaaactttaaaaactaaaattttcccccaccctaagttttaaaaaatggcagtttcaccctagggtttggttttgaaatctccggcgacctctccggctctgttgcagacggccgctccctcccgaagcaacttTTTGTtccggtgatctctttcctcctgttggaggtccgatcggcgcccagagacgccgtgggagacgaagacgacggcgtcggcttcgtctgggaagacgaagaacttcatcttcccgacgaagttcttcgtctcccacggtgtctccgggcgtcgatcggacctccaaa
It contains:
- the LOC123221434 gene encoding beta-glucuronosyltransferase GlcAT14C translates to MKKPHISSSLDRPWLLPLVSISVLSVIIILTVSLSHGKFSPSSEFTDADQILGEQLRQRSLPRLAYLISGTKGDGVRVKRLLQAVYHPLNYYVLHLDLEALDSERLELAKYVKSEIAMRVFKNVMVIGKADLITYKGPTMIASTLHAVAILLKQAKDWDWFINLSASDYPLMPQDDILHIFAFLPRDLNFLEHSSSIGWKEYQRARPIIIDPGLYHLKKSGVFWAKEKRSIPASFKLFMGSGWVVLTKSFLEFCVWGWDNLPRTLLMYYTNFLSSPEGYFHTVICNHKDYQNTTVNHDLHYIKWDNPPKQHPVTLTLKHFEDMVQSGAPFARKFAKDDPVLNRIDAKLLKRSNNRFTPGGWCVGNSFLGKDPCVVYGNPYAVKPTVNSKRLEKLMVKLLDTETFRSKQCK